In a single window of the Daphnia carinata strain CSIRO-1 chromosome 4, CSIRO_AGI_Dcar_HiC_V3, whole genome shotgun sequence genome:
- the LOC130695267 gene encoding serine/threonine-protein kinase/endoribonuclease IRE1-like, with translation MEEKKITLKRNAALGEGAYGSVFRGEFEGRQVAVKRILLNKFNENEEESLRKLDHPNIIKLFHSESDNEFSYIALELCDASSEQLFLKSDDPKKYNGPMPCHIEVFRQLASGLEYIHSKELIHRDIKPENVLISVRSTGRAHEVTIKWADFGLSKTVNKRGTCTLSGIKGTKNWLAPETLKCFKNKQRAGELRGTVQSDVFVLCLVFCYILLNGNQLYGSSEHNVGKNIRNGNPINMQSNSHFTACVLLKMLEDDPNKRITSKEVVKQLSFIKVKLDAKEEELRQLLRARDFSDAHILKMKDFTVFGINVNHDDGWRALHCLYRSHSSSNLKDAVEILILLKIDVNSKDTDGWNALHYLCRYNSSSQFLDTIKILIQQSIDLNAKNKFGWNVLHHLCWNNSNTNFLDAIQLFVVTVVKGLLFH, from the exons atggaggaaaagaaaattactttGAAACGTAATGCTGCATTGGGAGAAGGCGCTTACGGCTCCGTGTTTAGGGGGGAGTTTGAAGGCCGTCAAGTCGCAGTAAAAAGAATTCTCCTAAACAAATTCaatgaaaacgaagaagaatctTTGCGAAAACTGGATCACCCAAACATTATCAAACTTTTTCATAGTGAAAGTGACAACGAGTTCAGTTA CATTGCATTAGAATTGTGTGATGCCTCGTCGGAACAACTTTTTCTGAAGTCGGATGATCCCAAAAAGTACAATGGACCAATGCCATGTCATATCGAAGTGTTTCGTCAATTAGCTTCAGGTCTTGAATACATCCATTCGAAGGAATTAATTCATCGAGATATTAAACCAGAGAATGTTCTCATTTCCGTTCGTTCAACTGGCCGAGCCCATGAGGTAACAATCAAATGGGCTGATTTTGGGTTGTCTAAAACAGTAAATAAACGAGGGACGTGCACGCTGAGCGGAatcaaaggaacaaaaaattggCTCGCTCCCGAGACCCTGAAAtgcttcaaaaacaaacaaagggcaGGTGAGCTTCGAGGTACCGTTCAGAGCGACGTGTTTGTCCTATGCCTTGTCTTCTGTTATATTCTTCTGAATGGAAACCAACTCTACGGTTCTAGTGAACATAATGTTGGCAAAAACATAAGAAACGGAAATCCGATAAACATGCAGAGTAACTCCCACTTTAC GGCTTGTGtacttttaaaaatgttgGAGGACGACCCTAACAAAAGGATTACATCAAAAGAAGTCGTCAAGCAGCTTAGTTTCATCAAAGTAAAG CTCGATGCCAAGGAAGAAGAATTGCGACAACTTTTACGCGCTCGTGACTTTTCGGACGCTCATAtcttaaaaatgaaagattttACTGTGTTTGGAATCAACGTGAACCACGACGATGGATGGAGAGCGCTTCATTGTTTATATCGTTCTCATTCAAGCTCAAATTTAAAGGACGCTGTTGAAATTTTAATCCTATTGAAAATTGACGTGAACTCAAAAGACACAGATGGATGGAATGctcttcattatttgtgtcgataTAACTCAAGCTCACAATTTCTCGACACAATTAAAATCTTAATCCAACAGAGCATTGACTTGAACGCAAAGAACAAATTTGGATGGAACGTGCTCCACCATTTGTGTTGGAATAATTCAAATACAAATTTCTTAGACGCAATTCAACTTTTTGTTGTGACCGTGGTTAAAGGACTTTTATTTCACTGA